In Marasmius oreades isolate 03SP1 chromosome 1, whole genome shotgun sequence, one DNA window encodes the following:
- a CDS encoding uncharacterized protein (MEROPS:MER0001235) has product MSTQAQVRIVPYNPSTVSSKEIESAFPGDSLSKVGTARVLWGPPTITAVSTLGDKFDNKKGDERREIIRKTVGSAVKAVKVNLEGLNTKENIKEVIQVEVDDALDPHAAAVAAHLAAFEFNLKTNPVPSRFNPNLKQPIPEKFQFRPIKPSREWERGVTYAYSQNLARTLADLPANMMTPTIFCERVKKEFEGVANVEIIVRDEKWAELKGMNTFLSVTHGTSEPAKLLEIHYKGAESKDEKPVAFVGKGITFDSGGISLKPGEGMKLMRGDMGGAAAVVSAALAIAKLKLPVNLVTVTPLTENMPGPAATKPGDIVYAMNGKTVEVDNTDAEGRLVLSDAIYYTGTEYKPHTLIDVATLTGAMMIAVGEHYSGVFSSSDELWQNLQEAGAHEYDRFWRMPLDEDYGPQIYSSNADLCNTGGRPAGSCTAALFLKNFVPGLETDEPTIKWAHIDIAGAMGVTKPRAYMEKGMSGAPVRGLIEYVRRLSGTA; this is encoded by the exons ATGTCcactcaagctcaagtcCGTATTGTCCCTTACAATCCATCTACCGTGTCGAGCAAGGAAATCGAATCTGCTTTCCCTGGAGACAGCCTTTCCAAAGTCGGCACTGCGCGTGTCCTTTGGGGACCACCGACCATTACCGCTGTTTCGACCTTGGGAGACAAGTTTGATAACAAAAAGGGAGACGAGAGAAGGGAAATCATCAGGAAGACTGTTGGAAGCGCTGTGAAGGCCGTTAAAGTCAATTTAGAGGGTTTGAATACGAAAGAAAATATTAAGGAGGTTATCCAGGTGGAGGTTGATGATGCGCTTGATCCTCATGCTGCTG CCGTTGCAGCTCATTTGGCGGCATTCGAATTCAATCTCAAAACTAACCCAGTTCCGTCTCGCTTCAATCCCAATTTGAAGCAACCAATTCCGGAGAAATTCCAGTTCAGACCAATCAAACCCTCCAGAGAATGGGAGCGGGGAGTTACTTACGCGTATTCTCAGAATCTTGCCAGAACG CTAGCAGACCTCCCGGCCAACATGATGACACCGACC ATATTCTGTGAACGCGTCAAGAAAGAATTCGAGGGCGTCGCAAATGTGGAAATTATCGTTAGAGATGAGA AATGGGCCGAATTAAAAGGAATG AACACATTCCTTTCGGTCACACATGGAACATCTGAACCTGCCAAACTGCTCGAGAT ACACTACAAAGGTGCAGAATCAAAAGATGAGAAACCTGTTGCCTTTGTGGGCAAAGGAATCACCTTCGACTCTGGAGGAATCTCTTTGAAACCCGGTGAA GGCATGAAACTCATGCGAGGGGATATGG GCGGTGCTGCCGCGGTCGTCTCCGCTGCCTTGGCCATTGCTAAACTCAAGCTGCC CGTCAATCTCGTTACTGTAACACCTCTTACGGAGAACATGCCCGGC CCCGCTGCTACGAAACCTGGTGATAT CGTTTATGCCATGAACGGGAAGACCGTTGAAGTCGACAACACTGATGCCGAGGGCCGTCTGGTTCTTTCTG ATGCCATCTATTACACCGGCACTGAATACAAGCCTCATACGCTGATTGATGTGGCGACATTAACTGG TGCAATGATGATCGCGGTGGGAGAGCATTACTCTGGGGTTTTCTCC TCTTCGGATGAACTCTGGCAAAACTTACAAGAAGCTGGGGCGCATGAATACGATAGGTTCTGGCGTATGCCTCTTGACGAAGATTATG GCCCCCAAATATACTCTTCCAACGCTGACCTTTGCAAT ACGGGTGGAAGACCAGCTGGTAGCTGCACCGCCGCTTTGTTCCTCAAGAACTTCGTTCCTGGTCTCGAAACCGACGAACCCACGATCAAATGGGCTCATATCGATATTGCCGGAGCTATGGGAGTGACGAAGCCGAGGGCGTATATGGAAAAGGGAATGTCAGGAGCACCTGTTAG AGGTTTAATTGAATATGTTAGAAGGCTTTCGGGTACTGCTTAG